TGCTCAGCGAAGAACGAAACTAGTAAACCGCTTTATTTAGACACGCCATAAAAACGCCCGCCAGGCCTCGCCGAGGTCGCCCCTGCAACGTAACGCAACTTGCACTAATGGCTCGATCGCACCGCTTGACGACTTGCAACACGAGACACCGAGGGAAGGCAAGGGGGCGTAAGGGGGCGCACCGCTTGACGACTTGCAACACGAGACACGGCGGGAAGGCAAGGGGGCGTAAGGGGGCGCACCGCTTGACGACTTGCAACACGAGGGGGCGTAAGGGGGCGCACCGCTTGACGACTTGCAACACGAGACACGGCGGGAAGGCAAGGGGGCGTAAGGGGGCGCACCGCTTGACGACTTGCAACACGAGACACGGCGGGAAGGCAAGGGGGCGTAAGGGGGCGCACCGCTTGACGACTTGCAACACGAGGGGGCGTAAGGGGGCGCACCGCTTGACGACTTGCAACACGAGACACCGAAGGCAAGGGGGCGTAAGGGGGCGCACCGCTTGACGACTTGCAACACGAGACACGGCGGGATGGCAAGGGGGCGTAAGGGGGCGCACCGCTTGACGACTTGCAACACGAGGGGGCGTAAGGGGGCGCACCGCTTGACGACTTGCAACACGAGACACCGAGGGAAGGCAAGGGGGCGTAAGGGGGCGCACCGCTTGACGACTTGCAACACGAGGGGGCGTAAGGGGGCGCACCGCTTGACGACTTGCAACACGAGGGGGCGTAAGGGGGCGCACCGCTTGACGACTTGCAACACGAGACACCGAAGGCAAGGGGGCGTAAGGGGGCGCACCGCTTGACGACTTGCAACACGAGACACCGAGGGAAGGCAAGGGGGCGTAAGGGGGCGCACCGCTTGACGACTTGCAACGCGAGGGGGCGTAAGGGGGCGCACCGCTTGACGACTTGCAACACGAGACACCGAGGGAAGGCAAGGGGGCGTAAGGGGGCGCACCGCTTGACGACTTGCAACACGAGGGGGCGTAAGGgggcgctcgcgtgtgtgtgtgcgggaagtTCTTGTTCACGGTTATTGTTCTTCGGGCTTTTGTTCATGTCGAGGGCCGtttacgagtgagagagagagaggtggaggacagagagagagagagagagagagagagagaaaagaaatgggaggaggaaagtagtGATCGGATATcctgttattgtttatgtttgtttgcgttgatgatgttttttctttctttctttctctctctctttcttcttctctctctgtctgtctgtctctctctctctctctctcttttgggtgggggaggggggagagtgagaagaaagagaaagatgtagaaaagaagagaaaaaaatataaaggaaaaaatgatcagacactttttttatattgtatgtggtagacatttttgttattattttttcaggcTTTTTCGAAGTAAatttaggaagagagaggtaggataaaaaaagaaaaaagaaaagaaaaaaaaataatggaagtaAAGCGATAAGGAATCATTATTTATGCACATTAAACTTAAAGAAggattttttcctattatttttcagGATTTTTTAGTCACGgtgcgaaaaagaaaaacaagttgaGTAAGAcatatagggagaaagagagggatggaaaacaagtgataaaaaagaggaaaagtgatTGTAAAAACCTGTCGTTGTTTATGCAGATGAATTTTGCTTTCATTTTACCTCCGCAAAAGagtttatgtttttggtcgcgttgattagttagtttgtttgtctttcgttgtttagttggttagcaagataaattttagaattgtgtttttttttatctttattatttttctttgtttaatttattattattattatttttcttttttaccagttgtgtgtcttaacccaacttagatgccattaaattattATAGATCATAAGCGGgttaattcaaaaagttatgattgATCTTTAAACTAAAATTTtactaacttagatgccattaaattttgatggtgTTTTAGATCATAATCCGGATATTGGaattttttaatgtaatttatAAGTGTGAAtagttttattgcatcagtgacctattgccttggcggaggtatgcgctcttcgattgtttttttctgtttatttttctgggtTTATTAAAACATAAGAGGAAGaaaactgagtgagtgagagagagagagagagagagagagggagggagggaggagagggagggagggaggagagagagagagagagagagagagagagagagagagagagagagagagagagagagagagagagagagagagagagagagagagataaatagatagatagatagagagagagagatagatagagggagagagagacaggcagagggagagagagagggacagagaaagagagagagagaaaagagaagagaagagaaaagaagagaagagaagagaagagaagagaagagaagagaagagagagagagagagagagagagagagagagacagagagagagagagagagagagagagagagacagagagagggagggagggggagggggacacagagagagagagagagagagagagagagagagggagagggagacagagagagaaagagagagagagagagagagagagagagagagagagagagagagagagaggcagagagagagagagagagggagagagagagagagagagaagagaagagaagagaagagaagagcgagagaagaaagagaagagaagagaagaagagagagagagagagagagagagagagagagagagagagagagagaagagaagagaagagaagagaaagagagaagagaagagaagagaagagaagagagagagaagagagagaagagagagagagagagagagagagagagacagagagagagaatcagggagagaaaggaagagagagagagagagagagaattcagagagatcaggagagagagagagagagagagagagagagaatcagagagagagagagagagagagagagagagagagagagagagagagagagatagaagagagagaagagagagagagagagagagagagagaaagagatagagagaaagagagtgagagagggagaaaatcagagagagagagagagagaatcagagagaaagagagagagagagaagaaaaagaaaaagaggcatgGTAATAGGAAATCCAATTTGCATTTATGCATAGTAATCTTAATGAgagattttatgtttttttctctttttctttgtccggGTTCAAAGGGGAACATGATCGGCTGTACTGTGCTgtaaaagggagtgagggagacaaagaggaatggagaaaagagaagaaaaaaaatagaataaagaaagaaaaagtgacaaGAAAAGTTATtggttttttactttttattttattttttttcatttttcatagaGACAGGgggatgtaaaagagagagagagagagagataaaagaagaagaagaaagaatatggtacgaaaaaaggagagagagcagagagaatgtgagaagtaTTTTCTTAGTTTATCAAAACCACTTTAGGCGAAATAAGTATATTTGagttaaacctaaaaaaaaaaaaaaaaaaaaagaagagaaaaaaatcaaagaaaaataaatgaataactcaatagataaaaaaaagctaAGAATCCTACCTAATATTCTCGACAACATCCATGACAGTAAATATCAAACACGATTTCAatattgcatgttttttttttcatatgcatgTATTACTAACACAAAGCATACCTCCCCATCTTGTTTGCCTTTGCACTGTCATCCCTTGCAACAATTCATCTTCTTTGCAATTAGAGTGAAAAACAAAATGATCAAGAATCTTGTTTTCCTTGATTCCAGGCATGCAGGCTGTGATCTTACCTTGCAACTTTGCAATGCATTCATGTAAGATGTTGTTAACCaagttttagtattgttattggtatacccctctctctatctctctttttctcactttctctctctttctttcactctctctctctctctcttcctctctctctctctctctctctctctctctctctctctctctcgatctctctcgctctctctctctctctctctttctctctctctcactctctctctctctctctctctctctctctctctctctctctctctctctctctctctctctctctctctctctctctctctttctctctctctctctctctctctctctctctctctctctctctctctctctctctctctctctctctctctctctctctctctctctccatgtatgtatgtatgtatctctttctctctctatatatatatgtatgtatgtatgtgtgtgggcgtgtgtgtgtgtgtgtgtgtgtgtgcgtgtgtgcgtgcgttttgcCACCTGTCATTTCTAACGCATTGTTTTATAtttcacttcatcatcatctctgcCAGCGGAGAGGAAGGGCGCCGACAGCTCACCCGACCGACCCGAGCACCTCTGAGGGTCGCCAGCCGATTCCCGCCCAGATGGTGACGCCAGATTCTCCGCCAGGGGCGCTGCGAGGCGATCTCCGAACAGGATGTGCTACAGAGTGGGCGCTGCAGCCAGCCGTCTTGGGCGTGGGCGCGAGACGATGATAAGGCGGAAGGGATGGAGCCAAGGTtgggaaagggggtagaaggggggctggggtgggggggggggagccataaAGATGAACAAGGGCACTTTGGAGTGATGAATGATGTATTCATGCACGCAttggggaacacacacacacacacacacacatatatacacacagacacgcacacatacacatacacacacacacaaacccatgtgtgtatatatatatatatatatatatatatatatatatatatatatatatatatatatatatatatatacatatatatatatatatatatatatatatatatatatatatatatatatatatatatatatatatatatatatatatatatatatatatatatatatatatatatatatatataaaccaaaaacAGATTTTTGCGTATACTTGCGTCCCTGTTTGCGCATGTGTCGATATGTCTCTTTTTATAACTTTCTCAAAGGCATTGCTGCGaaattggtaatttttttttacatatatgatttacatatatgatatgactCAACACTCCAGTTCTTCATAAACAAGAGGAGACAATGTAAACCATAATTGGAGCAGTAATATATCTCATCGTGTCACCTTATACGTACCTCTCTTGTCAAAAATGCATTACGGTCGTTAAGCTGAGATAATTGCTCTATAAATCCCGACCTTAAGATCATAGGTCAAGGTCAGAGCGACATcccccgtcttccccctccccctcccccccccaaccaaaccTCGAAAAAGAATCTGTTAATCATTGATTGAGATAAAAATATGTGTTGTTTTAGAGAGGCCAGGAAGTCGTTTTTTTAACTATtgataagaaaatatgaatggTTTTACAGAGGCCAGGAagtcaaaaaaatgataataattataaaaaaaatcaactattgatgataaaatatgaATGGTTTTAGAGAGGCCaggaagtcaaaaaaaaaaaaaaaagataaataataataattacaaaaaaaaaaaaaaaatcaactattgatgataaaatatgaATGGTTTTAGAGAGGCCaggaagtcaaaaaaaaaaaaaaaaagataaataataataattacaaaaaaaaaaaaaaaaaatcaactattgatgataaaatatgaATGGTTTTAGAGAGGCCaggaagtcaaaaaaaaaaaatctcttaactATTGATGAGAGAATATGAAAGGTTTTAGAGACGCcaagaagtcgaaaaaaatctttttactaTTGATGAGAAAATCTGAATGGTTTTAGAGAGGCCaggaagtcaaaaaaaaaaaaaaaattcaactaTTGATGAGAGAATATGAATAGTTTTAGAGAAgccaggaagtaaaaaaaaaaaaaaaaaaaaaaaatcaactattgACGAGAGAATATGAATGTTTTTGAGAGGCCAGAAAGTCGAGAATAAAAGTCTTTAGACTATTGATGAGAAAATATGAATAGTTTTAGAGAGACCaggaagtcaaaaaaaaaaaaaaaaaaaaaaaaaatattgatgataaaatatgaATGGTTTTAGAGAgccaaggaagtaaaaaaaaaatcaactattgatgataaaatatgaATGGTTTTACAGAGGccaggaagtaaaaaaaagtactTTTAACTATTGACGAGAGAATATGAATAGTTTTAGAGAGGCCaggaactagaaaaaaataaaaagcctaATTCATCCCTCCATACACCATATTAGGGCGACTGAGGGTTGTTGTGTTAATGACCATTTGGGATAATTATCCATTGTTTTCGGTTAAGATTGATAATTgttcaggagggggggaggggagggagggagggttattgGCTTTTGGGTTATCTATAACTagcgaatggggagaggagggtggggggcaggggggtcaAGGTCGTTAAGGTAGATGgtagtggcggggggggggaggtatgaatTTGAGACTGCCTTTAATGGGTTATCTATAACTAGGTGAAGGTAGGGGCGtgtgggagtaagaggaggggggggggggggtggcatatCCGATTAGATGACACACGAACCTTACATGTTATATTAAATATTCTCTTCCATTCGTTTTCATTTGTCACGTGACGTTAACTTGCAACGAGCGAAGTAT
This portion of the Penaeus vannamei isolate JL-2024 chromosome 11, ASM4276789v1, whole genome shotgun sequence genome encodes:
- the LOC138863329 gene encoding uncharacterized protein, whose product is MNKSPKNNNREQELPAHTHASAPLRPLVLQVVKRCAPLRPLAFPRCLVLQVVKRCAPLRPLALQVVKRCAPLRPLAFPRCLVLQVVKRCAPLRPLAFGVSCCKSSSGAPPYAPSCCKSSSGAPPYAPSCCKSSSGAPPYAPLPSLGVSCCKSSSGAPPYAPSCCKSSSGAPPYAPLPSRRVSCCKSSSGAPPYAPLPSVSRVASRQAVRPLTPPRVASRQAVRPLTPPCLPAVSRVASRQAVRPLTPPCLPAVSRVASRQAVRPLTPPRVASRQAVRPLTPPCLPAVSRVASRQAVRPLTPPCLPSVSRVASRQAVRSSH